A genome region from Hevea brasiliensis isolate MT/VB/25A 57/8 chromosome 9, ASM3005281v1, whole genome shotgun sequence includes the following:
- the LOC110642214 gene encoding uncharacterized protein LOC110642214 gives MASIYTCTECGANLNLNTACLYPPDFYFEAGNKGTLSFSSIDSTKFRFEKEDKIRPFFETVNYWGIQRKRTKIICNSCGRLVGYVYDDGPPLTDSPGQFHMGPSQVIPRAPRYRFKTKALRIASET, from the coding sequence ATGGCTTCCATTTATACCTGCACAGAATGCGGTGCGAATCTCAATTTAAACACCGCCTGTCTCTATCCGCCGGACTTCTACTTCGAGGCAGGGAACAAAGGCACGCTCTCCTTCTCTTCGATTGACTCCACCAAGTTCAGGTTCGAGAAGGAGGACAAGATCAGACCATTTTTCGAGACTGTTAATTACTGGGGAATTCAGAGAAAGAGGACCAAGATTATATGCAATAGCTGTGGACGACTTGTGGGTTATGTTTACGATGATGGCCCTCCTCTCACCGATAGCCCTGGTCAGTTTCATATGGGTCCTAGTCAGGTCATCCCTCGGGCACCCAGGTACCGCTTCAAGACCAAGGCTCTTAGGATCGCATCGGAAACTTGA
- the LOC110642215 gene encoding uncharacterized protein LOC110642215, with protein sequence MMSQKNEANKPQNRKWQHKNKTINSPSTPTAATSFWARKTATISVTNQEIAKFWRQKHIEEEDHLFAAEKAAAREEDYKRFEESLKDENGTRDTKEYNINATLSSSTKDENKKEVRVGIKDWWTKSKYAYLNQPAIELMVPAKRSSNYVPNGFSFNSTPLCNISLGRYCF encoded by the exons ATGATGAG CCAAAAGAATGAAGCAAACAAACCTCAAAACAGAAAATGGCAGCACAAAAACAAAACCATCAATTCCCCCTCCACCCCCACCGCTGCCACTTCCTTCTGGGCTCGAAAAACTGCTACTATAAGCGTGACTAATCAGGAGATTGCTAAGTTTTGGAGGCAGAAGCACATTGAAGAAGAGGATCACCTCTTTGCTGCTGAAAAGGCAGCAGCACGG GAAGAGGACTACAAGCGATTTGAAGAGTCTTTGAAAGATGAAAATGGCACCAGAGATACTAAGGAGTACAACATTAACGCCACCCTTAGTAGTAGTACAAAAGATGAAAACAAGAAGGAAGTGCGTGTTGGCATAAAGGATTG GTGGACCAAGAGCAAGTATGCATACTTGAATCAACCAGCCATTGAATTAATGGTTCCTGCAAAAAGAAGTTCCAACTACGTTCCAAATGGTTTCTCATTTAATTCCACTCCCCTCTGTAACATCTCTCTTGGG AGGTATTGCTTCTAA